The following coding sequences lie in one Pseudomonas svalbardensis genomic window:
- a CDS encoding substrate-binding periplasmic protein has protein sequence MKRIAGCLLSFLTFTAVAADLNLLTDNHPPLHFQQGNQLVGFGVDMVQALAERTGDQVHLQQVPLLRALHVATTEPATGVFTVLRTTEREGLYQWVGPLMDVETALYSANTQQPVRSLQDASTQGRIAVPRKWLAYDYLRKLGLNNLYGVETPEQMMRLARLGRIEFVVADTLSIATLAREEGLAPSLLHYQMPLMKQGTYIAFSPQTDARQVARWQQALDEMNRDGRLEQLKQRWLSDNTPR, from the coding sequence ATGAAGCGCATTGCCGGTTGCCTGTTGTCTTTCCTGACCTTTACGGCGGTCGCGGCTGATCTGAACCTGCTCACCGACAACCATCCGCCCCTGCATTTTCAGCAAGGTAATCAACTGGTGGGGTTTGGCGTGGACATGGTGCAGGCACTGGCCGAACGCACCGGCGACCAGGTGCACTTGCAACAAGTCCCTTTGCTGCGCGCCCTGCATGTCGCCACGACCGAGCCCGCCACCGGGGTGTTTACCGTGTTGCGCACCACCGAACGCGAAGGCTTGTACCAGTGGGTCGGTCCGCTGATGGACGTGGAGACGGCGCTTTATTCCGCTAACACCCAGCAACCGGTGCGCAGTTTGCAGGACGCCAGCACCCAGGGCCGTATCGCCGTCCCGCGAAAATGGCTGGCTTACGATTACTTGCGCAAGCTGGGTCTGAACAATCTGTACGGTGTGGAAACGCCCGAACAAATGATGCGTCTGGCACGTCTGGGGCGCATTGAGTTTGTGGTGGCCGACACCCTCTCCATCGCGACCCTGGCCCGGGAAGAAGGCTTGGCGCCCAGCCTGTTGCACTATCAGATGCCGCTGATGAAGCAAGGCACCTACATCGCGTTTTCCCCGCAAACCGATGCGCGCCAGGTCGCGCGCTGGCAACAGGCGCTCGACGAGATGAACCGCGATGGGCGCCTGGAACAACTCAAGCAGCGCTGGCTCAGCGACAACACACCCC
- a CDS encoding transposase: MFSCAGIDVSKDTLEVRINPQYVGASHLNTASDFLALIDWLKRYQVSRVLLEATGGYEREVMKALQAAGFEVLRINPRRARDFAKAMGQRAKTDPIDARLLAQFAEVIKSPSNRITSPEQDNLRALVQQRENFVQQQGDDIRRLKTASADTVKPCLRSHIDYLCQAIKSIEKLIRQTAKDLDSDKTARLCSVKGIGLVTAASLMAYLPELGEVGRHEIAALAGIAPYNDDSGKHEGPRHISGGRFAARRAMYMACWVVIQRQPEFKARYDALRHKGKCAKVALIACMRVLLIRLNAMIRDRTEWKEPLA; this comes from the coding sequence ATGTTTTCCTGCGCAGGCATCGATGTTTCCAAAGATACCCTTGAAGTTCGGATTAACCCGCAATACGTTGGCGCGAGTCACCTCAATACCGCCAGTGATTTCCTTGCGCTGATTGACTGGTTAAAGCGCTATCAGGTCAGCCGCGTATTGCTGGAAGCCACCGGCGGCTATGAGCGAGAGGTCATGAAAGCGCTTCAGGCTGCCGGCTTCGAAGTCTTGCGGATCAACCCTCGCCGAGCCAGGGATTTTGCCAAGGCCATGGGGCAGCGCGCTAAAACCGACCCGATAGATGCGCGGCTGCTCGCGCAGTTTGCCGAAGTCATAAAGTCGCCAAGCAACCGAATCACCAGCCCTGAACAGGACAATTTGCGTGCGCTGGTACAGCAGCGCGAAAATTTTGTTCAGCAGCAAGGCGACGATATACGGCGCCTTAAAACAGCCTCTGCTGACACGGTAAAACCCTGTCTGCGAAGTCATATCGACTATTTATGCCAAGCCATAAAGTCGATAGAAAAGCTGATCCGTCAAACTGCTAAAGACCTGGACAGTGATAAAACGGCCCGTTTGTGCTCGGTCAAGGGTATAGGGCTCGTGACGGCAGCCAGCTTGATGGCCTACTTACCCGAGCTGGGCGAGGTTGGACGGCACGAGATTGCAGCGCTGGCAGGCATAGCCCCCTACAACGACGACAGTGGCAAGCATGAAGGCCCCCGCCACATTAGCGGCGGCAGGTTTGCTGCGCGTCGGGCAATGTACATGGCGTGCTGGGTGGTGATTCAGCGACAGCCTGAGTTCAAAGCGCGGTATGACGCACTGCGTCATAAGGGTAAATGCGCAAAAGTAGCGCTCATCGCCTGTATGCGTGTGTTGTTGATACGGCTGAACGCCATGATCCGAGACCGAACCGAGTGGAAAGAACCCTTGGCCTAA
- a CDS encoding phage infection protein, translating into MINFSKVSSLALGLVLVGGLGLSNLASAHTGSAASPGQVQQLLVEGGSDRLIENRVTEGGADRLQELRERVASVSPSNAVRGGVVVAENRAEFGSKYQRY; encoded by the coding sequence ATGATCAACTTCTCGAAAGTCTCGTCCCTGGCACTCGGTCTGGTGCTGGTCGGTGGTCTCGGCCTGTCGAACCTGGCGTCGGCCCACACCGGCAGTGCTGCGTCCCCTGGCCAGGTTCAACAACTGCTTGTGGAAGGCGGCTCCGATCGTCTGATCGAGAATCGCGTGACCGAAGGCGGTGCCGACCGTCTGCAAGAGCTGCGCGAACGTGTTGCATCGGTCAGCCCGAGCAATGCGGTACGCGGCGGTGTGGTCGTGGCGGAAAACCGCGCTGAATTCGGTTCGAAATATCAGCGGTATTGA
- a CDS encoding response regulator: protein MDHVNHILIVDDDREIRELVGNYLKKNGLRTTVVADGRQMRSFLETNQVDLIVLDIMMPGDDGLLLCRELRSGKHKATPILMLTARNDETDRILGLEMGADDYLTKPFAARELLARINAVLRRTRMLPPNLLITESGRLLGFGRWRLDTTARHLLDEDGTMVALSGAEYRLLRVFLDHPQRVLSRDQLLNLTQGRDADLFDRSIDLLVSRLRQRLMDDSRDSTYIKTVRSEGYVFSYPVELLGAES, encoded by the coding sequence ATGGACCATGTGAACCACATCCTGATCGTCGACGACGACCGGGAGATTCGCGAGTTGGTCGGCAATTACCTGAAAAAGAACGGCCTGCGCACCACCGTTGTCGCCGATGGCCGGCAGATGCGCAGTTTTCTGGAAACCAATCAGGTAGACCTGATCGTGCTGGACATCATGATGCCCGGCGATGACGGCCTGCTGCTGTGCCGCGAATTGCGCTCAGGCAAACACAAAGCCACGCCGATCCTGATGCTCACCGCACGCAACGACGAAACCGATCGCATCCTCGGCCTGGAAATGGGTGCCGACGATTACCTGACCAAGCCCTTCGCCGCCCGCGAACTGCTGGCGCGCATCAATGCCGTGTTGCGCCGCACCCGGATGCTGCCGCCCAACCTGCTGATCACCGAAAGCGGCCGGCTGCTGGGCTTCGGCCGCTGGCGCCTGGACACCACCGCCCGGCACTTGCTCGACGAAGACGGCACGATGGTGGCCCTCAGTGGCGCCGAATACCGTCTGCTGCGGGTGTTCCTCGATCACCCGCAACGGGTGCTCAGCCGGGACCAGCTGCTTAACCTGACCCAGGGCCGCGACGCCGACCTGTTCGACCGCTCGATTGATTTGCTGGTGAGCCGTCTGCGCCAGCGATTGATGGATGACTCGCGGGACTCGACCTACATCAAAACCGTGCGCAGCGAAGGCTACGTGTTCTCCTACCCGGTGGAATTGCTCGGCGCAGAATCATGA
- a CDS encoding DUF2790 domain-containing protein produces the protein MNWNKLIAASFFAVLNVAAFSAHADVQAPSQTTSHGTHLDIKKVVSVVDNGGGNCGIVDARLTYLDSSGTQKVLDYSKFADCGNQGG, from the coding sequence ATGAACTGGAACAAACTGATTGCCGCCAGCTTCTTTGCGGTCCTGAACGTTGCAGCGTTTTCGGCCCATGCCGATGTTCAAGCTCCGTCGCAGACAACTTCTCACGGCACCCACCTGGATATCAAGAAAGTGGTTTCCGTCGTCGACAACGGCGGCGGTAATTGCGGCATTGTCGATGCCCGCCTGACCTACCTCGATTCCAGCGGCACGCAGAAAGTCCTCGATTACAGCAAATTCGCAGACTGCGGCAATCAGGGCGGCTAA
- a CDS encoding alpha/beta fold hydrolase — MKMNVLSKKNDSRRRFFGPSVLAFALMQLGALGSANAQAATTEPVVAGAGALKSDSFGPLKHVNAGLLNVAYAEVGPADGPVVILLHGWPYDIHSYSEVAPLLAAKGYRVLIPYARGYGDTHFLSDKTVRNGQPAALASDVIDFMDALKIKKAVLGGYDWGARSANIVSALWPERVEALVSVSGYLIGNQAAGKNPLPPKAELQWWYQFYFATERGQAGYEKNRHDFAKLIWELASPKWTFDDATCNRSAVALDNPDHVAITIFNYRWRLGMIQGEPQYEALEQRLAKAPVITVPTITMEGDANGAPHPAAEDYAKRFTGKYEYRLISGGIGHNLPQEDPQAFAKAVIDADHLRALVPK, encoded by the coding sequence ATGAAGATGAATGTGTTGAGCAAAAAAAACGACTCACGTCGTCGTTTCTTTGGCCCATCGGTCCTCGCTTTCGCGCTGATGCAGTTAGGTGCCCTTGGTTCTGCCAATGCGCAAGCCGCGACGACAGAGCCAGTGGTGGCCGGCGCCGGCGCCCTCAAGTCGGACTCGTTCGGCCCGCTGAAGCATGTCAACGCAGGCTTGCTGAATGTGGCTTACGCCGAAGTCGGCCCCGCCGATGGTCCGGTGGTGATTCTTCTGCACGGCTGGCCCTACGACATTCACAGCTATAGCGAAGTGGCGCCCTTGTTGGCGGCCAAGGGTTACCGGGTGCTGATCCCGTATGCGCGGGGCTACGGCGACACGCATTTCCTGTCCGACAAGACTGTTCGCAACGGCCAGCCCGCCGCGTTGGCCAGTGATGTCATCGACTTTATGGATGCGCTCAAGATCAAGAAGGCGGTACTCGGTGGTTACGACTGGGGTGCGCGCTCGGCGAACATCGTTTCGGCGCTCTGGCCGGAGCGGGTGGAGGCGCTGGTCTCGGTGAGCGGCTACCTCATCGGCAATCAGGCCGCCGGCAAGAATCCGTTGCCGCCCAAGGCCGAGTTGCAATGGTGGTACCAGTTCTACTTCGCTACCGAACGCGGCCAGGCCGGTTACGAAAAAAATCGCCACGACTTCGCCAAGTTGATCTGGGAGCTGGCCTCCCCGAAATGGACTTTCGACGACGCGACTTGCAACCGCAGCGCGGTGGCCCTGGACAACCCCGATCATGTGGCTATTACGATCTTCAACTATCGCTGGCGGTTGGGCATGATTCAGGGCGAACCTCAATATGAAGCGCTGGAGCAGCGGCTGGCCAAGGCCCCGGTCATTACGGTGCCGACCATCACCATGGAAGGTGACGCCAACGGGGCGCCACATCCGGCTGCCGAGGATTATGCCAAGCGCTTCACCGGCAAATATGAGTACCGACTTATCAGCGGTGGCATCGGCCACAACTTGCCGCAGGAAGATCCACAGGCCTTTGCCAAGGCAGTGATCGACGCGGATCACCTTCGAGCATTAGTGCCTAAATAG
- a CDS encoding NUDIX hydrolase gives MRQRNAARLLVINPARQVLLFRFQHKGDALDGRDYWATPGGGLEEGETFEAAAIRELHEETGLHVDTVDSSVAERSFSMMLPSGETVLSVERYFVVRADGERLTRDGWTADEARVMTEHKWWSVAELKDTAETVWPENLIQMMEQA, from the coding sequence ATGCGCCAACGTAACGCTGCACGACTCCTTGTGATCAATCCCGCCCGTCAGGTCTTGCTGTTTCGCTTCCAGCACAAGGGCGATGCTTTGGACGGACGCGACTATTGGGCTACGCCGGGCGGCGGTCTTGAGGAAGGTGAAACCTTTGAAGCCGCCGCCATACGCGAACTGCATGAAGAAACTGGACTGCACGTCGACACAGTGGACTCTAGCGTGGCAGAGCGCAGCTTTTCGATGATGTTGCCCAGCGGCGAAACCGTCTTGTCCGTGGAACGCTACTTCGTCGTCCGCGCCGACGGTGAACGACTGACGCGTGATGGCTGGACTGCCGATGAAGCCCGGGTGATGACTGAACACAAATGGTGGTCAGTCGCCGAGCTGAAAGATACCGCTGAAACAGTCTGGCCAGAAAACCTGATCCAAATGATGGAGCAGGCCTGA
- the ppnN gene encoding nucleotide 5'-monophosphate nucleosidase PpnN produces MTQRQVINASVSPKGSLETLSQREVQQLSEAGSGSTYTLFRQCALAILNTGAHVDNAKTILEAYKDFEIRIHQQDRGVRLELLNAPADAFVDGEMIASTREMLFSALRDIVYTENELDAQRIDLSTSQGISDYVFHLLRNARTLRPGVEPKIVVCWGGHSINTEEYKYTKKVGHELGLRSLDICTGCGPGVMKGPMKGATIAHAKQRIHGGRYLGLTEPGIIAAEAPNPIVNELVILPDIEKRLEAFVRVGHGIIIFPGGAGTAEEFLYLLGILMHPDNAGLPFPVVLTGPKHAAPYLEQLDAFVGATLGEAAKQHYEIIIDDPAEVARQMTQGLKAVKQFRRERNDAFHFNWLLKIDEGFQRPFDPTHENMANLKLSRNLPAHELAANLRRAFSGIVAGNVKDKGIRLIEEHGPYQIRGDAAVMQPLDQLLKAFVAQHRMKLPGGAAYVPCYQVVA; encoded by the coding sequence ATGACCCAACGACAAGTAATCAACGCCTCGGTCAGCCCAAAAGGCAGCCTGGAAACCCTTTCACAACGTGAAGTACAGCAACTGAGCGAAGCCGGATCCGGCAGCACCTACACCTTATTCCGCCAGTGCGCCCTGGCCATCCTCAATACCGGCGCCCATGTCGATAACGCAAAAACCATCCTCGAAGCCTACAAGGACTTCGAAATCCGCATTCACCAGCAGGACCGCGGCGTACGCCTGGAACTGCTGAACGCCCCGGCCGACGCCTTCGTTGATGGCGAAATGATCGCCAGCACCCGCGAAATGCTCTTCAGCGCCCTGCGCGACATCGTCTACACCGAAAACGAACTCGACGCCCAACGCATCGACCTGAGCACCTCCCAGGGCATCAGCGACTACGTGTTCCACCTGCTGCGCAACGCCCGCACCCTGCGCCCCGGCGTCGAGCCGAAGATCGTGGTGTGCTGGGGCGGCCACTCGATCAACACCGAAGAATACAAATACACCAAGAAAGTCGGCCACGAACTGGGCCTGCGCAGCCTCGACATCTGCACCGGTTGCGGTCCTGGCGTGATGAAAGGCCCGATGAAAGGCGCGACCATCGCCCACGCCAAGCAGCGTATCCACGGCGGCCGCTACCTCGGCTTGACCGAGCCGGGCATTATCGCCGCCGAAGCGCCCAACCCGATCGTCAACGAACTGGTGATCCTGCCGGACATCGAAAAACGTCTGGAAGCCTTCGTCCGCGTCGGCCACGGCATCATCATTTTCCCGGGCGGTGCCGGCACGGCCGAAGAGTTCCTGTACCTGCTCGGCATCCTGATGCACCCGGACAACGCAGGCCTGCCCTTCCCCGTGGTCCTCACCGGGCCAAAACATGCCGCGCCGTATCTGGAGCAACTGGATGCATTTGTCGGCGCCACCTTGGGTGAAGCCGCGAAGCAACACTACGAGATCATCATCGACGACCCGGCCGAAGTCGCGCGTCAAATGACCCAAGGCCTCAAGGCGGTCAAACAGTTCCGCCGCGAGCGCAATGACGCGTTCCATTTCAACTGGCTGCTGAAGATCGACGAAGGCTTCCAGCGTCCGTTCGATCCAACCCACGAAAACATGGCCAACCTGAAACTGAGCCGCAACCTGCCGGCCCACGAACTGGCCGCCAACCTGCGCCGCGCGTTCTCCGGCATCGTCGCGGGCAACGTCAAGGACAAAGGCATCCGCCTGATCGAAGAACACGGGCCGTACCAGATTCGTGGCGATGCGGCGGTGATGCAACCGCTGGATCAACTGCTAAAGGCCTTCGTCGCCCAGCACCGGATGAAACTGCCGGGTGGCGCGGCGTATGTGCCGTGTTATCAAGTGGTTGCGTAA
- a CDS encoding DUF3087 domain-containing protein produces the protein MFEIQPQNPERYRSQTRRSTIIIALIFLALAMVLSTTAVALFGEPGGDNLRFNVGGVFVSVLLMAALMRGMFWTQPWMAPAVYGWQLKRSLMSITNVMHQVTAAVEKEDPTAMKLLRFYHLGLSQMHELDGNSSDHSQLTREMDQHKARMEALGIETDQTQLNPAWIEAVKQASK, from the coding sequence ATGTTCGAAATCCAGCCGCAGAACCCCGAACGCTATCGAAGCCAGACGCGACGCAGCACGATAATCATAGCCTTGATTTTCCTGGCCCTGGCGATGGTGTTGTCCACCACGGCGGTGGCGCTGTTCGGTGAGCCCGGCGGCGACAATCTGCGATTCAACGTCGGCGGCGTGTTTGTGTCGGTGCTGCTGATGGCCGCGCTGATGCGTGGCATGTTCTGGACCCAGCCGTGGATGGCTCCGGCGGTTTACGGCTGGCAGCTCAAGCGCAGCCTGATGAGCATCACCAACGTCATGCATCAGGTGACGGCGGCGGTGGAGAAGGAGGATCCGACGGCCATGAAGCTGTTGCGTTTCTACCATCTGGGGTTGAGCCAGATGCACGAGTTGGACGGCAACTCCAGTGATCATAGCCAACTGACCCGCGAGATGGATCAGCACAAGGCGCGGATGGAAGCGCTGGGCATCGAGACTGATCAGACGCAATTGAATCCGGCCTGGATCGAGGCCGTGAAGCAGGCCTCGAAGTAA
- a CDS encoding sensor domain-containing diguanylate cyclase gives MGHPSVKDRIEQARHGIPLVAEQVGATLKVRSAVILLVAVCLSMTAIVIWEAWNSRQYHLHDKEVAMSNLAQTLASQAQASIKQADTLLLTLVDRLENDGMDQARVPRLERLLSAQRSELSQLHGLFVYDEEGRWIANSNGAVVADANNADREYFIFHRNHPDRGPHIGPSIKSRSSGEWIMTVSRRVNHPDGRFAGVALATIYLSHFLELYDSIDMGHNGVINLIADDATIIVRRPFKETEIGISVAKGPLFTQLLPKGNSGTAMVPSYVDGVERVVGFRRVDGYPLIIYAALNKDEVLAAWRKEVLLSAGIVSLFLGFLGVLGYRLIRLMKQQNHVQGVLLDAQEKLIEVNRSLELLALEDALTGLSNRRQFDLFILAEMGRARRNQTHLALLMIDVDHFKSFNDLYGHVAGDGCLRNISTIIRDNIKRPGDLAARYGGEEFAVVLPGTDYVGAFLVAEKIRRAVQQAGIEHSEGADGTVTVSLGVAAYDPASQAQPNDLVGAADKALYVAKASGRNMSVIAN, from the coding sequence ATGGGTCATCCGTCCGTTAAAGATCGAATTGAACAGGCCCGCCACGGCATACCCTTGGTAGCCGAGCAGGTCGGGGCCACACTCAAGGTTCGCTCTGCGGTGATTCTGCTGGTCGCGGTGTGCCTGTCGATGACGGCTATCGTGATTTGGGAGGCCTGGAACTCGCGCCAGTACCATCTGCACGACAAAGAAGTGGCGATGTCCAACCTTGCCCAGACCCTGGCCTCGCAAGCGCAGGCGTCGATCAAGCAGGCCGATACGTTGCTGTTGACCCTGGTGGATCGTCTCGAAAACGACGGCATGGACCAGGCCCGGGTACCCCGGCTGGAGCGTTTGCTCAGCGCCCAGCGCAGTGAGTTGAGCCAGCTCCATGGATTGTTTGTTTATGACGAAGAAGGGCGCTGGATTGCCAATTCCAACGGCGCCGTCGTGGCTGATGCCAACAACGCCGATCGTGAATATTTCATCTTCCATCGCAATCATCCCGACCGTGGACCCCACATCGGCCCGTCGATCAAGAGTCGCTCGAGCGGTGAATGGATCATGACGGTGTCCCGCCGCGTCAATCATCCGGATGGCCGTTTTGCCGGCGTGGCGTTGGCAACGATTTATCTCAGCCATTTCCTCGAGCTCTACGACAGCATCGACATGGGTCATAACGGCGTGATCAACCTGATCGCCGACGACGCCACCATCATCGTTCGCCGGCCATTTAAAGAAACCGAAATCGGCATCAGCGTCGCCAAGGGACCGCTGTTTACGCAACTGTTGCCCAAGGGCAATTCAGGCACGGCGATGGTCCCGTCCTATGTGGATGGCGTCGAGCGGGTGGTCGGATTTCGCAGGGTCGACGGGTATCCGCTGATCATCTATGCGGCGCTGAATAAAGATGAAGTCCTGGCCGCCTGGCGTAAGGAAGTACTGCTGAGTGCCGGGATCGTCTCGTTGTTCCTGGGGTTTCTGGGCGTCCTCGGTTATCGCCTCATTCGCCTCATGAAGCAGCAGAACCACGTGCAGGGCGTATTGCTGGATGCGCAGGAAAAACTGATCGAGGTTAACCGCAGTCTTGAGTTGCTGGCGCTGGAGGATGCACTGACCGGGCTGTCCAACCGGCGTCAGTTCGATCTGTTCATCCTCGCCGAAATGGGCCGCGCCAGGCGCAACCAGACCCACCTCGCGCTGTTGATGATCGATGTCGATCACTTCAAAAGCTTCAATGATCTTTACGGCCATGTGGCCGGTGATGGGTGTTTACGCAACATCAGCACGATCATCAGGGACAACATCAAGCGTCCCGGCGACCTGGCTGCCCGCTATGGCGGCGAAGAGTTTGCGGTGGTACTGCCCGGGACCGACTACGTGGGAGCGTTTCTGGTGGCGGAAAAAATTCGTCGCGCGGTTCAGCAGGCCGGCATCGAGCACAGTGAAGGGGCTGACGGCACGGTGACGGTCAGCCTGGGGGTCGCCGCTTACGACCCGGCGTCACAAGCTCAGCCCAACGACCTGGTGGGGGCCGCCGACAAGGCGCTCTACGTGGCCAAGGCCAGCGGTCGGAACATGAGCGTCATTGCCAACTGA
- a CDS encoding DUF2784 domain-containing protein — MLYRIAADGLVLFHLLFILFVLFGGLLVLKWRPLIWWHLPAAVWGVSVEVFHLICPLTEWENLMRDAAGQTGYGGGFIEHYVWPVIYPAGLTPAIQLGLGSVVLAINVLVYFRLFRLWKLRRAT, encoded by the coding sequence ATGCTTTACCGAATCGCCGCCGACGGGCTGGTCTTGTTCCACCTATTGTTCATTCTGTTCGTGCTGTTCGGCGGGCTGCTGGTGCTCAAATGGCGCCCCCTGATCTGGTGGCACCTGCCTGCGGCTGTGTGGGGCGTGTCGGTGGAAGTCTTCCACCTGATCTGCCCGCTGACCGAGTGGGAAAACCTCATGCGCGACGCGGCCGGGCAAACAGGTTATGGCGGCGGTTTCATCGAACATTACGTGTGGCCGGTCATTTACCCGGCGGGCCTGACACCGGCGATTCAACTGGGACTGGGCAGCGTGGTGCTGGCGATCAACGTGCTGGTCTACTTTAGATTGTTCAGGCTGTGGAAGTTACGTCGGGCAACCTGA
- the dapA gene encoding 4-hydroxy-tetrahydrodipicolinate synthase gives MSSFQGIWVPLVTPFRNGAIDFVGLRRLVSHLLEKGVDGVVVCGTTAEAAALSKHEQLAVLDAVLAQVPAERVVMGLAGNNMAELLQFQSEILKRPLAGLLVPPPYYIRPSQAGLEAFYQTVADASSVPLILYDIPYRTGVAFEQATLLNIVAHERIVAVKDCGGNQANTLALLGSGKVDVLCGEDNQIFSALCLGAKGGIAASAHVHPELFVALYQQIRDNRLAAGRATFFQLLPLIHSLFIEPNPAPVKTALALEGLIDDELRAPMQRSSETMAVRLKEVLAALNSNNR, from the coding sequence ATGTCATCGTTTCAAGGTATCTGGGTCCCTCTCGTTACACCGTTTCGCAACGGTGCGATCGATTTCGTCGGCTTGCGCCGGCTGGTCAGTCATCTGCTGGAAAAAGGCGTGGATGGCGTTGTGGTCTGCGGCACCACGGCGGAAGCGGCGGCACTGAGCAAACACGAACAGCTGGCGGTGCTCGATGCGGTGCTGGCGCAGGTGCCGGCGGAACGGGTGGTCATGGGCCTGGCCGGCAACAATATGGCCGAGCTGCTGCAATTTCAGAGCGAAATCCTGAAACGTCCGCTGGCCGGCTTACTGGTACCGCCGCCGTATTACATCCGTCCGTCCCAGGCGGGCCTCGAAGCGTTTTACCAAACCGTCGCCGATGCCTCCAGCGTTCCGCTCATTCTTTACGACATCCCTTACCGCACCGGCGTGGCGTTCGAGCAGGCAACCCTGCTCAACATCGTCGCCCATGAGCGAATCGTCGCGGTCAAGGATTGCGGCGGCAATCAGGCCAACACCCTGGCACTGCTAGGCAGTGGCAAGGTCGACGTGCTGTGCGGCGAAGATAACCAGATCTTCAGCGCTTTGTGTCTGGGCGCCAAAGGCGGCATTGCCGCTTCCGCGCATGTTCATCCGGAGCTGTTCGTGGCGCTGTATCAACAGATCCGCGACAACCGGTTAGCGGCGGGTCGAGCGACATTTTTCCAACTGCTGCCGCTGATTCACAGCCTGTTCATCGAGCCCAATCCCGCCCCGGTGAAAACCGCCCTGGCCCTTGAAGGCTTGATCGACGACGAACTGCGCGCGCCGATGCAACGCAGCAGCGAAACCATGGCGGTGCGTCTGAAGGAAGTGCTGGCGGCGTTGAACAGCAACAATCGATAG
- a CDS encoding AzlC family ABC transporter permease — MSNSLMPRSAFLRGAVAIMPLSLATAPWGLLAGSMAIEANLTPLQGQGLSSIVFAGAAQLVAIGMLKGGAGIFSILLTTLLLTSQHLLYGMSMRSVISPLPGRWRVGLGFLLTDELFALTSAHDKQQFNRWYALGVGLTFYIAWNLFTLAGIVLGSSIPGLEHLGLDFSIAATFIALITPVVRNVPTVVCVAVSLFCSVLFSYWQWGSALVLSGLAGMTAGFICNKFYGGRT; from the coding sequence ATGTCCAATTCACTCATGCCGCGCAGTGCCTTTCTTCGCGGCGCTGTGGCGATCATGCCGTTGTCCCTGGCCACCGCGCCCTGGGGGCTGCTGGCCGGTTCCATGGCCATCGAGGCCAATCTCACGCCCCTGCAAGGCCAGGGTTTGTCGAGCATCGTATTTGCCGGGGCGGCGCAACTGGTGGCGATCGGTATGCTCAAGGGCGGTGCGGGGATCTTTTCGATTCTGCTGACCACGCTGCTGCTGACCTCCCAGCATTTGCTCTACGGGATGAGCATGCGTTCGGTGATTTCGCCATTGCCGGGACGCTGGCGTGTGGGGCTCGGTTTTTTGCTCACCGACGAGCTGTTCGCCCTGACCAGTGCGCATGACAAACAACAGTTCAACCGTTGGTACGCGTTGGGTGTCGGCCTGACGTTTTACATCGCCTGGAACCTCTTCACCCTGGCCGGCATCGTGCTGGGCAGCAGCATTCCGGGGCTGGAACATCTGGGGCTGGACTTCTCCATCGCGGCGACCTTTATCGCCCTGATCACCCCGGTGGTGCGGAACGTGCCGACCGTGGTGTGTGTGGCGGTGTCGTTGTTCTGCTCGGTGCTGTTCAGCTACTGGCAATGGGGCTCGGCACTGGTGCTGTCGGGGCTGGCGGGGATGACTGCAGGCTTTATCTGCAACAAATTTTACGGTGGACGCACATGA
- a CDS encoding AzlD domain-containing protein, with amino-acid sequence MVWTVIVGMGLLVFLNRYVFLEPRLPVRLSSNARQFLGFAVPGMLTAICGPIVFMPDKQLNLQWDNPYLISSLVAVGLVLYTRNTLLSMLLSMGFFFLLRWWL; translated from the coding sequence ATGGTCTGGACGGTGATTGTCGGCATGGGGCTATTGGTGTTCCTCAACCGCTATGTGTTTCTGGAGCCGCGGCTGCCCGTGCGCTTAAGCAGCAATGCGCGGCAGTTCCTGGGTTTTGCGGTACCGGGCATGCTGACGGCGATCTGCGGGCCGATCGTGTTCATGCCGGACAAGCAGCTGAATCTGCAGTGGGATAACCCGTACCTGATCAGTTCGCTGGTGGCGGTGGGGCTGGTGCTTTACACCCGCAATACCTTGCTCAGTATGTTGTTGAGCATGGGGTTTTTCTTTTTGCTGCGTTGGTGGCTCTAA